Genomic window (Equus asinus isolate D_3611 breed Donkey chromosome 8, EquAss-T2T_v2, whole genome shotgun sequence):
CTCACTGGGAAGTTCAGACAATTTTAAGGATGATGACATTTCAGGGAAGAGCTACagagattatctttttttttttaaaggggaaaCCCGGAAAGATGCATTTTAGAAAGCATTTTCCTGTACTTTGGGCATATATGAAAACCTATTGAAGAACTTGGGTTTTGCTTTAAAACAGATCCAAGTTCATTTCCTAGCCCCATCCCTTAGGAGCTGGGTGGTCTTGGGGAGGTTTCTTAACCTCCGAGCCTTGGGTTTCTCACCTGTATACAGCGCCTGCACCCCCAGAGTTATGTAGGATTGAACGGCAGCATGCACAGAGGCTGGCACAGCGTGCACTCAGAAGCAGTTAAGAAATGtagttgctgctgctgccaggaTGACGATGGTGATCGCTGTTCTTTTGCCCCTCTTTTTCTAACCCAGGGCCATCCAGGAGAGCCTCCTCAGCAGCTCAGAAGGCCTGTGCCCTGATGCCTCCAGCGAGACAAGCCGTTTCGATAGCGACTTGCAGCTGGCCATGGAGCTCTCTGCCAAAGAGCTGGAGGAGCGGGAGCTGCAGCTCCGGCAGGAGGAGGCGGAGCTCCAGCAAGTCTTACAGCTGTCCCTCACCGAGAAGTAGACCTTTCTGCCCAGGGGCCACACGAAGCAGAGGCTCTGGGCTGCACACGAGTGCCGTGGCACCAGGGCGGGGGGCCGAGGGACCGCACCTCGCACGTACGCAGCAGAGGGCAGCTGCTCCCTTTCTACGCAGAGGTGCAGGACCAGGGACTCCCAGGCCCATCCATGATGCTCCCGGGTGACGGCTGGGGACCGgcaggccccacctccaggctaAGGGGAGGAGAGCTTCGTCACTTTCCATTAGCTGTATTGGCTTGCAGGTCACATTTTTACTACCAGCTTTAGATATAAACCCCAATCCCCGCAGGTTTGTAGATTAATTTTTATCAAGGAGTAATAACACAACCACTGATTGCAGAGTCAGGGTGCTTTTATATACGAGAGCAGCAGCCTTTGTAGAGTATGGTCAGTGCGAGTTTATGAGACACTTCTTTACAGTTCACCAAAGAAATGGGTAATCTGTGCCGatctgctcttttatttttacctttatacAGGGTTTCTAGGACACCGTCACTATTCCTCCTCCATTTCCACCTGATTCCATTCCTTCCACCCCCAGCTAAAGTCAAAGAGGATATCTGTACAGAATCTATTTTAGATTAGGGTTAACTATTTGCATCAAATTAAGATAAACAAATGACCACGGATGTTGCCTTAGCCTTAAAAATTACTAATAGTTCCCACCGCCTCACTCCACTTACCGAGGGATGGGATTGCAGCTCCTTTGAGAGAGGGTCCTCCAGGCTCAACCCAAGGCAGCTAATCTTGGCCCTAAAGGAGCAGCTAGGAGAGCCTGGGGCTGGTTCTTGAAGCGGCAGGCTGGCCGGAAGATCAGAATGGCAGAGAAGCAATCCAGGTGCGTGCTCCACGCTTCCTCTAGTGAAGGGATTCCGCACAGAGGCCCAGGAAGACCCCACCGCACACCCCAGGCTTGCTTCAGAGGAAGGGCTGGACTTGAAACTAGAAAGGGAGCCACCAACGGAACTCAGTGGCTGTGTATCCAAAAGGGAAAAGGAGGATTCCACGTTGCTTTTTAGAGTTCAGCATCTTTctggataaatatattttttaacagaatctttttattatttttaagagatatAAAAACGACTATTCCCATCAATAGCAATACAAGGTTATACATTTTAACCAGATTTTCTGAGGCCTTTTTTGGATACCTTTAGTAGTTAACTATTTTATCTAACCCTTCTGTAAATAGCCATCACACAACATATAGGACCCTGGGGAATGCAGCCGAGGGCACCCGCACTCCGCCCACCCGTGTATTCATTCCCACAGGCTGCACTGAAATCACCCACTAAACAATATCCTCCTCTGTTCTGCGGCAGTTTCCTATCTGTTGGCGTCTTTTGGGATGGGAAGAGAAACATAAACTACTGTTCCAGTTGACGTCTGTATCACACACTTGGTGTCGCCAGTAAAGCGTTCCTAGTCACAAAGAATTCTGCTTTGATTCCATAGAACTATCTGCCTTTTTGTCATGGGCTGACCAAAGTTCCTTCTCTGCACACGAGGCCAGTGTCTGCAGCATCGCGTTTGTTTCAGATACACACGTGGCACTTTGTTTACTTGGCCTTTACCTTGAGTGAAGACACTTCTTGGGAATGGCCACAATTAGGCCGCACCGTTTCCTCACTAAGGTGAATTGTAGGTAATTTCCGTGTTTGCGTTCCATTGTTCTGCTTCTGCTGTCTTTGACTTTCTTCCCAGGAAGTCAGTTAAAAAGGGACTGAGCATTTTGTAAACCTGTCCCGGTGTTTTTCATGTTATGTGTTCACtctcttaaaatgcaaataaagaccGCCTCCCTAGAGGGTGCTTGTACGGTATTCTAGACAGTCTTTGAGTCTGTTTCTCTGGTCACTGAATGTACCCACATTCCTGCTGTGCACATTATTGGAACATGAGCACGCTCTCCCAGTGCTCAGTTGTATATTACAAAGGCGACACACTCCTCTCAGCCTTCCTGCCCGTCACAGTTCACACACTCTGTGCTCCTCATTTCAAGTGGGAACTAAAGCCAGCCAGCGTCCCGCTGCTCTGAGACGCTCTGCAGCCCTCCTGGCGGTGGACTGGCTCTTGTGTTGTAAGGGAAGCCAAGCCAACATCACATCTCTGAGTGACTGTCCCTCCTTTCAAGCCAAAGAGCTTTGTGAGGCTGTTCTTAGAAGTTCAGGTGATAATCAGGGCATCCAGACTTAGCCTCCACCTAAATATGTtggtattaaaacaaaaaaggcagtgacCAGTCAAAAATGTCTGGATTCCAGAAGTAAGGCCTTGGTGTTTCTGGGAAGATGCGAAGGAGCTGCCTTTCTCTGGGGAGAACGTGAGTAGCAATACTTTGAGCATCATGAAGAAAACTGTTACTCTTCTTAGGTTAAGAGTTGGATTATTTAGTTAAAAAACTAATGGTTCCTTTAGGTTTAGTAACCCTTGGGTGGCCAATACAGCAGCAAACTTTAACTGAGCAACTCTGCACGTAAGACACCGCTGCGaattaaatttaagaaagttCCTAAGACACTGCTCCTTAAACAAGCTCATCGCATCATACGTAACGTGAGGTGTCAAGGTACCTAAGTCTATTCTAAATAATGACAGGAAAGGGAAAGACATAAGTCTTATCCCAGTTTCCTGCTGAATGCAGATGACATCAAGGAAGATGCGTTGGACCGTGGCAACTTCAGATGACTGTCCGCGGTGCAGAAGTGATGGACTGCAAAGTCCAGACTAGACCCACGTCTGGAACTATGTATGCATTTTAAATTGAGGTCCAGCTGGAAAAGATGTAATACGCTAAGATTCCAGAGCCCCTAAATCTCAAGCAGCACTTGCAGACTTCTTAATTCCGACTGCAAAGAAAGTGAAGAATGTTTGCTAAAACAACTCATTTTTATGAATGATGTACGTTAACCGAATGTAAGTTCGTGTGGGTCCCTGGTTGGTATGCTGAGTGCAGCTCAGTTTATGGGCTCTCTGGTTTGGCTACCCGAGCCCTGCACTCCCAAAGATGAAGGTCAGGAAAATAGTTCCACTTGAAAGTACTAGTTGGTCAGTCTCTGATGCATAAAAGTTTTCAATATATTTCTCTCTTGCTCCCAGAATTGATGTTTTCTCTTTACTCATCTCTCTAATAAGCCTCTTTCTACAAAGAATATTCTCTGTCTTAACTTTCACTTGAAATCTCCTACTGAACAGACTGGTGACGCTGGAATGAAGATGTAGGCTGGGTTTTGGGTTTGTACGTGGAGTAACTATTGCAAGGTTTCAGAAAACTGGAATATGATCCTACTGCCTGGTTGGTGAGTACTGAGCAGACAGGAGGTCACAGGTTTATGGGCCTGGCAAGTGTTTACTGTTTCCTGTTAAAATCCTAAAAATGGCAATACATTTTTAGGCAATACATCAAGACACGGCATTCCAGATGAGATGGGCACGTTAGCTCTTGGGACTTAACTCTGTTAATGCCAGTGTCTCTCAGAACCCCACCCACAGCTCCTCCCTCTAGTCAATAACCATGGACTTTTATGGGAAAGGCCAATTGGTGATGCCACCTTCATTTCTATTTGAGCCTCACCATAATTAAGAAAGATAAAGTGTGTATATCACCATTTTAcatatgggaaaactgaggctctggggaAGTTAAGCATATTTGTAATCGGATCTGGGACAAGAATCCAGGTCTGACCCCGGCCCAGCCTGCGAGATTACTTATGGCTCAGTTTTCTGAAATAATCAATACTTTGCCTTGGGACAACAGTGTTATTTCAcacattaatttaaaattctacttCACAGTACTCCCTTAAGAGAGTAAATCagattcaaacacacacacacctgcattTTAAAGGCTCGGAAAATAATTACCAGGAGTAAACAGCATGTGagattataattttaattgaCATTTTGCTCAAAAGCAACAGACAGTGAACATGTAAATGGCTCAATGTTAGGTTACAAACAAACTCCTGAAACAGTTACAGTATCCCACGTCGGTTATTTCACATTAAATACaggctgttaaaaaaaatcagtgctgTGCTTGAATGGAGCACAAGACAAGCATTTCAATTTAATAACAAAGTTACACCTAgcacctttaaaataaaataaatactggtAACCACTTTGTAAGTACGGAAAAAGTATTTCAACAATCCAGTTCACCAAGAGTGCAAACTAACAGCagcattttcaaaattgaaaCTAAATTTGTGTAAACACGCGTCCACCCGCCGCTCTGCCTTGTACCATGAGCACGCACTCCTGCGAGCACTCCACACCCAGGGCTGAAAACAGCTCCTGCTGAGCCTCCGGTTCCACACCTGAAAAGCTGCCACAAGTTTGAGGCCATGGGCTGGAAAGACTCGAGTGCAGTACAAGGGAGATCAACGTGTCGGAGCAGTTCTCTTCCAGATGGCCCAACTAGTAACAATTCCGGCCCAAGGGTGCCGTGATCACACACCTGCCTGAGGTGGCCGTGACTTCAGTGGGGCATCTGAGTGCCCAGCTCGGTGCAGCATGAGGAGGGATGGCTGAGGTTCCCCACAGCTGCCACTGCTTTGCACACTGAGCATTCTGGGCCAACTCAGTTTAACTAAAAACATGTGTGATTTTTAACCCACTGTGACCAAATGGTTCTTAAATAGGGCATGTCTACATGTTAACTCTTCCTCTTACTAATATTTTCCAACATTAATGATTAGTCCTTTCCAGTGCGGTTTCTACGCCACTCACAGTTACAATGCTTTCTTTCTCGCGAGCGCTCCATCTTTACACTGAACTCTAGAGCTTCAGGTCTTCCTTTTAACAAGTACAGCCAGATAtcaaaagaaacactgagaagcaGACGCACTGGCCAGTAAGACGCATTACAGtgttaggaaaaaataaaataactgctgGATGCTTTTTCTACACCATTTAGCATTTACCAGCTGTCCAGACCTAAGGTCATTTCCAAGCAGGAAAGTTCTGATTCCAACTTCTCTGCTGACCCGTGTGAGAGACAACTTATTCTGTTCCCAAATACTCATGGAAGAACTTGCTTGCTCAGCTGTCACCGACGCCGAATGGGCTTGTAGACACAAAATGCCATAAGGATCATGGTCACCAGCAGGATGCTGAAAACGGTTCCCATCAACACTGCAAAAGGAAAACAGGTTACCTCCCAACGGCAGCTCCAGGCTCTGTGAGTCATGCACTCATTGACGATGATTTACCAATGCCATTCAGTGCCAGGCACCAGGTGGAGGGGAAACAGCCATGACAGACACTCTGGATGTGTCCATGTATGTGGGGGAGGGAACATAAATAAACAAGAGCATTTCACATAGGCTGACATGCCGTGAAGAAAACCGTAATGTTATAGTGATGGGGGAGGACACATCTGAGGAGGTGACACACAAgccaagacattaatgaaaggaAAGAGCCGGCCGTGTGAGGATCTGCAGGGAGAGCACCTGGATCGGCAAAGGAAAGCCCTTGAGGCCAGAACTAGCCCAGAAAGCTAACGAACAGaaaggaggcaggcagggctgaggaggaaggagcgatggaagaaaggcagagaggaaggaaatgaagccAGAGACAAGGCTGGAGCCAGTTCATGCAGGGCCTTGCAGACCACGAAGGAAAGCTGGATTTTATTGTTTAAAGAGACGGTTGTAGacagagtgacatgatctgatttaggCAAAAAAGATCCCTCTGGCTACTTTGTGGGGAGCCATCCTATTCTGGGGAACAGGAATAGAAGCAGGGGGCCTAACCGTTTTTAAAGCCATTCATAAAAACTGGAGATTCAATAAGGAATAACACAGTTGAGTCCCTAGATGAGCCCTGACACAGGCCTTCTGGTCAAAGAAGCAATTAACTAACTTCACAAACCTATAACGTTTTTGAGAGTAAATGTCACATCTAAGGTTTCCCAAGTGCTCCGGTGAGAAATGGGACCTCCCACCGATCGCTCAAGGTGATCCTGGGACACGACTGGAGGACGCATCCGGGCTTTAAACGACCGGAACCGGACTGTGCGGCGAAGTCAGCGACCTCGGAGGAGCTCAAACTGATGCTACGTTTAACAAGCGAATGTGCGTTTAGGCGTCTGTGTGTGGGCCCAACCCAGGTTCCAGCTGGGGCCTGACTCGAGCCGGGCAGCTCAGGCCGCCCGTCCCGGCCTTCGGAGAggggccgccccgccccgcgccccccgccgtccgcccccggccccgccgcccgccaGCCCGCGCCGCTCACCCAGGTTCTGCCCACGCAGCACTGCGTACGGCCGGCTCCGCTCCGGCGGATCCACGGGGCTCGGGGCGCCCGCCTGCCCCGCCAGGAGGCTGCACAGCCCAACGGACAACCACCACCACACAGGACGCAGCATCTCCCCCGGTGGCAGCGGCGGAGAGCCCACTTCCGCCGGAAGCCCCGCCCCTGTGTCTCCCCGTCGCACGGTTCTCCGTCGCTGCCTCCGCTCACCCGGCGCGTGTCGTCGCCAGGGTAACCTACGCCCCGGCCGGAGTGCCCCGCCTTGGTTCCTGCAGCATTAACGTTCCTCCAGGCCCAGCGTTTCCGCCCGGGCCAATTTTCAGCGGGATCACCGTTCCGTCCGGGCCAATGTCCACCTGGATCACCGTTCCGCCATGACAAACGTTCCTGTTCTTTCAACTGCAGGCAGGCTTCCTTCCATAGATGTCCATTTTGGACCTAttaaagggttttttttgtttgtttttaacgaATTCGTGTGTTTTTTTTATTAAATCTTCACCACGGGCCTGAGAAATAGACTctgtattctcattttacaaatgccACCCTCTCAGGGAGCCCTTACCAGGACAGCCTTTTCTAAAGTGGCAACTCTCCCCCTCCCTCAATATCAATACACCCTCCCTAcccttgtctcttctttcatccCTCAGCTCTCCTAACGCATCACCGCTTATACGTTTAACGCGCGTTTCGTTATTTTCTGAGCGCCTGCTATCCTCCCTAGAATGTAAGGTCCACGAGGGCggcaattttgttgttgctcACTGCTCTGTCCCAAAGCCTGGAAGCGTAGCGTATTATGTTCaatgaatgtttgctgaataaatgaggaaattgaactTAGTTAAGTGTTTGGCCCAATGCTACAcataggaagtggcagagctagaatttgaCCCAGGTATAGTTCTGAATCTGAGGGCTTTACCAACTCACACGCTGCCTCCCCTTCTTTCTTAAGGCTTAATTTGTAGTGAGGTGGGTAATACCTACTTCACAATGGATGTGTGATGcaaagaggaagtggagaagcATTCTGTCAACTCTAAATGGTTACACCCAAACTCCTGAGATCCCAAAGGGGAGtgtctttatttattcaaaaagtaTTAATTGCCTGTCACTCCCCTGCCCTCATATAACTTCCAGTCTAGTCAGGGAGACAGATATTCAATAAACAATCACACAAGTATAATTCAAAATTGTGATAGATGCcataaagagaaataataataaaaacaggatGCTGAGTTTAGGCACCAGGGACACATATTCCCAACAGCCTGGGAGATTTCCTTTGTAGAGATCTGCCCTGGGAATGGGTGGAATGCAGGGCATGCAACAAACCTCTgcctgaaagaaggaaggagaaagcttCCCTCTAAACAAGATCAGACCCCTGACTCATTAACTTCTCCTGGAGGTTTTTTCCTGGTGGGTCAATCAGTCCACCCTAGTATCTGTGAGTTCCTGATGTCTTTAGAAGTAAACAGAGGTAGTAGAGCATAGTGACTAGGCTTCCGATGTCCGTCTTCTTGCCCACTAgatcacttctctgggcctcaatgtttccatctataaaatggggatgatggtaGGAGAATTGACTTCTGAGTTTTTGGaggattgaatgaaataatgcatgtaatcAACATCATACATTGTAAGTGATTGAGATGTTATGAATATTATTCTGGAAAATATGTCTTGGAAAAGTGGGTTTGTAATGGACATCATTTAACTATTTCCCATTTAAACTTCCTTCAATAAAAGgatgagcaaaagaaacaaaaggagaatACGCAATTGTTTAAAGAGTATGTGCTGTGTGTAATGACACTCCAGGCTCTTtgaccttctttctgttcctgctTCAGAATTTTTCCTGTTCCCTTTGCCCGCAATGCTTTTCCCTGAGATTTGTACCTGGAAGACATATGCACACCATTGAGGCCTCAGTCAGAATGTCCATTCCTCAGAGCACCCTACACCATCCCCCGATGCACACTCCACAATCACTTGTCTTCACAGCCCTTGTCTTCCCTTCTTTATAGTTCTCATCACAATCTTAAGTTATTTTGTTCTCTCATTTTTGCCCATTGTTGTCGGTGTCCCACTAAACTGTGAACTCAGTGAAGGCAGAACAATGTCTGGTTCACCACTCTGTCCTtggtgcctggaacagtgcctgaaaCAGAATAGTGTCGTCAGATATGTATCAAGTGGATGTGGAGCAATAATGTTGAGTAAGTGGCAGAGAGACATGTTTGTCAAaaaaggtgggaggaggggaaaaaaataaaaatgtggaaaattgcCTGTTTTCTCTGCTTAATAACTTCACGTTTGCACAGTCCTAAAACAGTAGACCACTCAGAATTAATAGTATAATTTCTATCTCCAAATTCTCACAACCCTTGACCTTTTGATGCTTGGCTCATTGTACTTTGCATTCTGGTGATTTCTGAATATCTCTTATCTCTCTAACTGGAGGAGGGTTGTGTCCATGTTGGGGGTGACTCAGGCAAGAGAGATAACTGTAGCCTTAGGAGCATTGATGAAACCAAGGGTGACAGGAAAAGATATGGGAGACATTCTGAGCAAGAAGTGAGCACCAGAAGAATCCTTGGAGATGTTGGAGAAGGCTCCGGACATCCCACGGTGATGACAGAGTGGGCACTCACTGCCTCTGCCTGTCCAGGATATGTTCCTCCTTCCAGGTATAGCAGGTGACCTGTGGGCAAGtgcccgcccctccctccctccgagCCTTTGGAGTAACTGACTTCATGCCTAGCTCCATGAGTGGGCGCGTGATTCAGACACAGCCAGCCAGACACAGCCTCTGGCTACAGTGATGGTTAAGAACCCTGAGCGTGTGACTCTGAGCTGAACCGATGAGACTTATATCCAAACCTTTTACTCAAggaagatgctttttttttttgtcttgagtTGTTAAAGGCCACTTTTGCCATCTCTTGggagaatgaagccaacacagaAGACAGGAGGTCTGAGAGGATGGGAGAGATGGAAATGGTGCAAAGTTTGATGACACTGAATTCCTCAGATTCCTGGGCTAGACTTTGCAGTGAAAGtcaatttccttttttgctttaaCTTATTTGTTGAGTCAGGTGGTGGTGATTTTTTACTCAAAAGGATTCTGACATGGTGGACCTGGAGAAACCTGAGTTGAACAAGAAGTACCTGGCTACTTTAGCAACAGGGAAAGGCTGTCTCAATTGTTGACCTGTCCTTCACCTGAAGTAAGACACAACCATCTTCACCTCCGTCTCACGTGCTTAGTTCATCTCAGTGCACCTCGACATGAGACATGAGTTCCACGTATGGCCTTCATGTACTTTTAGACAATTTTTCTTACTTGGGCATTTGAGattacattttcaaaatgttaaaaccCCAGCAGAAATAGAGTGTCAAATGAGGATAGGAGACTGGCTTCCAAAAAAGTTATGTATTTAAAGTACAGCTGTGAAATGTGTATTTTCGCGTACAGTTACAGCGGAGAAGCAGCTGGCCCCTCCTGTACCATTTGCCCCCTCTGTTGTGAATTGAGGTTGCCTTTTTTACTTCCCTCAAACGGAATCATGTTTATGCTCTTGTGTCCTCGGTCAGGGTGAAATTTTGTTTCATCAGCATTCTAATTTTAAGACCATCAACTTGGCAACTTTTGCCCTCCATCGAGTTGGGTACATCTACTTTGAACACTTCTAAAGTtacacttttgttttgtttgtttaatgacaCCAAGTCACAATTCTGTTCCAGAGAATTGTGTCCCTGGTCAGGGAGTTTTCTGTGTAAATGAACCTTCTCTTTTGCATTGACGACCTTTCAAAGTTTGTGTTAAGACTCAGGAACTAGCTCCTACAAATAGACCATGTGGAATCTGTCACTAAACACTTATTTTCAATCAACCAGGAAAGAAATGTGAATTCACTTGTCCCATTCCCTTTGTTTCACAATTTGTGTGGAAAGGCTCTTGCCCATGGAGAGGGTAGGGTGGGGAAAAGGATATTTGAAGAAACTACCCTGATATTTGCATTTGCTGGGTGTTCAGTATTTCCTCAGGGGCCGTGACAGGTACTTATCTTTGCCTCAAGACTATGATGTATTGACTCTTCCACTGAACTGGTGACTGAAGGACACGTCTACTTGGGAGTTGAAGGAGTTAAACGAGACATTTGCGATGCAACAGAATTAGCCAGCAATTGCCTCACCCCTGGATTAAGTGACTTGAAGCCACAGTTTTTCTCTGCACATTCTAGGGTCCGGAAAGCTGCCAAGACTCCATCTTTCTCCTCACCACATGCTTCTAACTTTCCTTTTGGAaaatctttttgcttttctctccctctaCCCTGAGCTGCTCCAAGCAAAAGTAGATTAAGGTGGCTACAAGCATGGAATCTAGAGCCAAAATGCTTGAATTCAAGTTCTCACTTTGCGTCTGTCTAGCTGTGTGATTTAACGTCTAtccattttctgtaaaatggctATGATAACAGAGTGTGTCTTGTAGCATTGTtgggagggttaaatgagatgatgctcACGCATGGTAAGTGTTTACCAGCCTTGAAATTCATTGCTGTGCTGGCTGTATGCTTATCCTCCATCAAGAGTGTGAGGTTTGTAGTAAGTATGTGAATTTGTGTCTACATCTATTAGTTTGTGTACGAGAACAAAGACTAAAGGTGCCATCTGTCTCATGTCTACAGTATTAGGCTTGATGC
Coding sequences:
- the C8H12orf76 gene encoding uncharacterized protein C12orf76 homolog, which produces MLRPVWWWLSVGLCSLLAGQAGAPSPVDPPERSRPYAVLRGQNLVLMGTVFSILLVTMILMAFCVYKPIRRR